One segment of Pseudanabaena sp. ABRG5-3 DNA contains the following:
- a CDS encoding helix-turn-helix domain-containing protein, producing the protein MERLKITLTNTDYRQCVALCLKGNSHASTINRAQVLLALHNGVDISEVMRVLRVKRTRLWRLRKQYLQGGLNDALADRRRRS; encoded by the coding sequence ATGGAAAGACTAAAAATCACCCTCACTAACACCGATTATCGCCAATGCGTGGCTCTATGCCTAAAAGGTAATAGTCATGCATCAACCATCAATCGCGCACAGGTATTACTAGCCCTGCATAACGGTGTGGATATCTCAGAAGTGATGCGAGTGCTGCGGGTTAAAAGAACCCGTCTCTGGCGGTTAAGGAAGCAATATCTGCAAGGTGGCTTAAATGATGCTTTAGCAGATCGACGGAGAAGATCGTGA